Proteins encoded by one window of Salvia splendens isolate huo1 chromosome 14, SspV2, whole genome shotgun sequence:
- the LOC121765684 gene encoding protein FAR1-RELATED SEQUENCE 5-like yields MTGFHQCLHPESFGFQPFSVIFPMSSLIKTTSLSESQNSFFKRYSKSRTNLMLFYMNYNHALETQRSNSAKLEYYDSTKVLILRTELEIEKHASTIYSGSAYNAIQEEIVYACFSLSCATLGVSTNREIQVYNVNDNDSNSWTVTYSIGDDTYLCGCKKFERLRLLCSHIFCVLKYKFVKLIPEKLRGGRWLKSQFVKPIHGGFCDDQEIHLVVDKKKIVFKNLYALFIETAQSIEGNIDQINAFAAIIEEGKKQLLGEGVVLSSTKKRALIENFYGSQVPNFIEVHPPDVISTKGSGSGSRKKSKKESAMKLAMKPGQKCGNCHGIGHHDSRNCKKVIEKANQRQ; encoded by the coding sequence ATGACTGGTTTTCATCAATGTTTGCATCCAGAAAGTTTTGGGTTCCAGCCTTTTTCCGTGATTTTTCCGATGAGTTCGTTGATAAAGACAACTTCTTTGTCTGAATCACAAAATAGCTTCTTTAAAAGGTACTCAAAGTCTCGGACTAACCTTATGCTATTTTATATGAACTATAACCATGCTTTGGAGACTCAAAGAAGTAATAGCGCAAAACTTGAATACTATGATTCAACAAAAGTGCTTATTTTGCgaacagaattggaaatcgagAAACATGCATCAACGATATATAGTGGCAGTGCTTATAATGCAATTCAAGAAGAGATAGTTTATGCATGTTTCTCTTTGTCTTGTGCAACTCTAGGAGTGTCTACCAATAGAGAGATTCAAGTATATAACGTAAATGACAATGATTCAAACTCATGGACAGTGACTTACTCCATTGGTGATGACACCTATTTGTGTGGATGCAAAAAGTTTGAGAGACTTCGTCTATTGTGCAgtcatatattttgtgtgttgaaatATAAATTTGTTAAGTTGATACCCGAGAAGTTGCGTGGAGGGAGATGGTTGAAGTCACAGTTTGTGAAGCCAATACATGGAGGTttttgtgatgatcaagaaatacACCTTGTTGTGGACAAGAAGAAGATTGTATTTAAAAACTTGTATGCATTATTCATTGAAACAGCACAAAGTATTGAAGGGAACATTGATCAAATCAATGCATTTGCTGCAATTATTGAAGAAGGTAAGAAGCAGCTTCTCGGAGAAGGTGTTGTTCTGTCTTCGACAAAGAAGAGAGCATTGATTGAGAACTTCTATGGCTCACAAGTTCCGAACTTTATTGAAGTTCATCCTCCTGATGTTATTAGTACAAAGGGAAGTGGAAGTGGAAGTAGGAAGAAATCGAAGAAGGAGTCAGCAATGAAGTTGGCAATGAAACCAGGTCAAAAGTGTGGAAACTGTCATGGGATTGGACACCATGATTCTAGGAACTGCAAAAAGGTTATTGAGAAGGCAAATCAAAGGCAGTGA